In a single window of the Acyrthosiphon pisum isolate AL4f chromosome X, pea_aphid_22Mar2018_4r6ur, whole genome shotgun sequence genome:
- the LOC100571733 gene encoding COP9 signalosome complex subunit 4-like produces MCLTVAEVRQRLSRKLPSSERHLIVRVCGVLNDILELLDNPCSPDVIEMLKVIIETCVDENVSLVISRQIFTDFNSKVLPEMNDAQSKLLAFFMLDIMCRRSELFVEQISNARLHLSTIYEKDKNWRDAVLMLVAIPLESGQKLYSVDYKLATFIRIARLYLEDNDPLQAELYINRASILQPDDEYLQDAYNSTHARVLDYRKRFIKVAHRWTKLLLFRPNLTDDDRITALNHLRKFKKVESLYFEVNLTIDMINANSSICECIDEHFVNQMAL; encoded by the exons ATGTGTCTCACCGTCGCCGAAGTTCGTCAACGACTAAGTCGCAAATTGCCCAGTTCGGAACGTCATCTGATCGTAAG GGTTTGCGGTGTGTTGAATGACATCCTGGAGCTCTTAGACAATCCTTGCAGTCCTGATGTGATCGAGATGTTGAAAGTAATCATCGAAACCT GTGTTGATGAAAATGTAAGTTTGGTGATTTCTCGTCAAATATTTACTGATTTCAACTCAAAAGTCTTACCTGAAATGAATGATGCGCAGTCCAAATTACTAGCTTTCTTCATGCTGGATATA aTGTGTCGTAGATCAGAACTTTTTGTAGAACAAATATCCAACGCACGATTGCATTTATCGACCATATATGAGAAAGATAAAAATTGGAGAGATGCGGTTCTTATGCTGGTTGCAATTCCACTCGAATCAGGACAAAA ATTGTATTCAGTTGATTATAAATTGGCAACATTCATTAGAATAGCACGTCTGTACTTGGAAGATAACGATCCATTGCAAGCagagttatatattaatagagCTTCGATTTTGCAA cCAGATGATGAATATTTACAGGATGCTTATAATTCAACACACGCACGTGTGCTAGATTATCGTAAGAGGTTTATTAAGGTTGCACATAGATGgactaaattattgttgttcagGCCAAATTTAACTGACGATGACCGCATTACAGCATTAAACcatttaagaaaatttaagAAAGTTGAATCTCTGTACTTTGAAGTCAATCTCACTATTGACATGATAAATGCTAACTCATCTATTTGTGAATGTATAGATGAGCATTTTGTTAATCAAATGGCATTATAA